Below is a window of Oncorhynchus clarkii lewisi isolate Uvic-CL-2024 chromosome 19, UVic_Ocla_1.0, whole genome shotgun sequence DNA.
CTCACACTGTTggcagctgtagggtttctcccctgtgtggaccctctggtgcctctttaGGTTGCCAGCATGGGCGAACcgcatgtgacactgggtacagctgtagggtttttcccctgtgtggaccctctggtggatctccaccttctgagggcagctgaagcctttgttacagaacatgcagaggaaccgCTTCTCTTTACCGCCTGTTTTTGCTCCCCCTCCCCGAGCCTTGGACCTTTGGTCGtttgagttcaatacctgatCGAATAGGCCTTGTGAATCGGAAGGTGCCATCGACATGGACACTGAGTGTAAAGAGGAATTGGTTGTGACATTTAGATTTGTCTCTAAGTTTTCCCTGTAGTCTAAGAAGTCACTGCTGTTGCCCTGCGAGTGTCCTTCTCCTAAATGAGTCTCGACTTCATTCCATGTCAGAGGAGCATCGccctccactttcacagtcaCATCATCTAAGGCCAGACCATCCCCTTTCTCATCTAGGCACTCTCCAGAatatacactactactgtaccgGTTCCAGTCTCCTCTCATTGGATTAGTCTGTGTATCTAAGCCCACAGGCATGTCACCAGGTATCATCCCTGTCTCAGCAGTGTAAGAACAAGATGGATCATTGCCAGTCTGTAATGAGTTACCTGAGTCCTGATGGGACAGAACCGTCCTCGGGTTACCGTAAAGTAAATACTCTGAGCTGGGAGAAGAACGACAGCCCAGTCCCCCCAGCCCCAGTATCTCTGGGTCAGATCCGGTGTGTAAAATCCTTTGTGTTACAGTTaaagtgtctgtctctgacttgagAACGGTGTTCTGCGTTCCACTGTCCTCTGTGATGCTGCGTCGGATCCTGGGCGGCACTAGGGTGGTGGAGGGGTCCTCTGTGGCTACAGGAGGCACTCCAGCCGCTCCAGTCT
It encodes the following:
- the LOC139374806 gene encoding uncharacterized protein gives rise to the protein MANCVVFHTQIASIMEVLANAAVADICKLVDDDYAVFRLEITRSQKENRALRRKLHLLEPKVARERADRTTRERVLASRPSSVKILDRNRGMARGEGHLTGGYRSFVKQAGHKTCRDDQPITVDEGSGTSTQHVIVIEPADAETAGPGVKLERSEGGEDPQHSRNIQTGAAGVPPVATEDPSTTLVPPRIRRSITEDSGTQNTVLKSETDTLTVTQRILHTGSDPEILGLGGLGCRSSPSSEYLLYGNPRTVLSHQDSGNSLQTGNDPSCSYTAETGMIPGDMPVGLDTQTNPMRGDWNRYSSSVYSGECLDEKGDGLALDDVTVKVEGDAPLTWNEVETHLGEGHSQGNSSDFLDYRENLETNLNVTTNSSLHSVSMSMAPSDSQGLFDQVLNSNDQRSKARGGGAKTGGKEKRFLCMFCNKGFSCPQKVEIHQRVHTGEKPYSCTQCHMRFAHAGNLKRHQRVHTGEKPYSCQQCEKRFSHQHHLKMHLKVHTGERPFRE